From the genome of Papaver somniferum cultivar HN1 chromosome 2, ASM357369v1, whole genome shotgun sequence, one region includes:
- the LOC113351737 gene encoding uncharacterized protein LOC113351737: MVNGLVAPCNYRINGHNYDKGYYLVNNIYPRLYCVVQLFKILLPNQPANTLFNKYQQAKRNDVERAFGTLQNKFQITKKPAFYWDKEDINFIIKYFLILHNMVIENERRNLDWGQVVNEPIGQVTGIPRSYHELRNDEAYLQLRNDLVQHIWIRHGLGLRDGEMPPESPPPPPDDLDGSDGEFDPTDFYPAE; encoded by the coding sequence ATGGTTAATGGTTTAGTAGCTCCTTGTAATTACCGCATCAATGGACACAACTACGACAAGGGTTACTACTTGGTGAATAATATATATCCACGATTGTATTGTGTTGTGCAGTTATTCAAAATTCTTCTTCCAAATCAGCCAGCTAATACGTTGTTCAATAAATACCAACAAGCGAAGAGAAATGATGTTGAAAGGGCTTTTGGAACTCTCCAAAACAAGTTCCAAATAACTAAAAAGCCAGCATTTTACTGGGATAAGGAGGATATAAACTTTATTATCAAGTATTTTTTGATtttgcataacatggtcattgagaATGAAAGACGTAACTTAGATTGGGGTCAAGTCGTGAACGAACCAATAGGACAGGTTACTGGAATACCGAGGTCATACCACGAGTTAAGGAATGATGAGGCATATCTCCAACTCCGCAATGATCTTGTTCAACACATTTGGATACGACATGGACTAGGTCTCAGAGACGGTGAAATGCCACCAGAATCTCCCCCTCCACCACCAGATGATCTTGATGGTTCGGATGGCGAATTCGATCCTACCGATTTTTACCCAGCAGAATAG